Proteins encoded by one window of Pseudomonas tructae:
- a CDS encoding metallophosphoesterase family protein, with translation MKTAFISDIHGNYEALKAVLAEIDRLGVTSIYCAGDVVGYYAQINECCQELRDREIPCVMGNHDWYMAGGGFCPRSRSVNDCLAYLRTVIKAEHLDWLRSFPLQRQIGEVRMVHGGWGDPIDEYLKPTAEYFEQVEGRVFVSGHTHHQTVKHFGEKIYCNPGSVGQPRDGNPRAAFAVYENGDFTLHRVEYDMQTVFDLMEAAGFNDYYYGGLKTGAARLRRLAD, from the coding sequence ATGAAGACGGCGTTCATCTCTGATATCCACGGCAATTATGAAGCGCTCAAGGCAGTGCTGGCCGAGATCGACCGCCTGGGTGTGACCAGCATCTACTGCGCTGGCGACGTTGTGGGCTACTACGCCCAGATCAACGAGTGCTGCCAGGAACTGCGCGACCGCGAAATCCCCTGCGTGATGGGCAACCACGACTGGTACATGGCCGGTGGCGGCTTCTGCCCGCGTTCGCGTAGCGTCAACGATTGCCTGGCCTACCTGCGCACGGTCATCAAGGCCGAACACCTGGATTGGCTGCGCAGCTTCCCCCTGCAGCGTCAGATCGGCGAGGTGCGCATGGTCCATGGTGGTTGGGGCGATCCGATCGATGAGTACCTCAAGCCTACGGCTGAGTACTTCGAGCAAGTAGAGGGGCGGGTGTTCGTTTCTGGCCACACCCATCACCAGACCGTCAAACATTTTGGCGAAAAGATCTACTGCAACCCAGGGTCGGTGGGCCAGCCGCGCGATGGCAACCCACGTGCAGCCTTTGCCGTCTACGAGAATGGCGATTTCACCCTGCACCGTGTCGAGTACGACATGCAGACAGTGTTCGACCTGATGGAAGCCGCAGGTTTCAACGATTACTACTATGGCGGTCTGAAGACCGGCGCTGCGCGCTTGCGCCGCCTGGCCGACTGA
- a CDS encoding ATP-grasp domain-containing protein, with protein sequence MKRILVSGASGIVGYGILRALRQARPDCLLVGTTIYDDSVAPAFCDVFEQAPPTSAPEYLDWLLDTLRRQHIDMLIPGIEADMYHWVEHIPQISSTGALPLLNDPALIGLCKDKWGFYQQLLAAGVACAIDSSLEQDYATLVARFGLPFLLKPRRGFGSKGIVRVSCEAQFQQYRTDIGPVLMAQPIVGNDDEEFTTSAFCDGRGGSFASMTLRRKLSRDGFTDKAEVVDSAQFIPAIDELCRLFRPLGPTNFQFRGCAQGPKLLEINPRISSSTSIRSAFGYNESAMALDYFLDQRDPVQPAIRRGRAVRYTDEQIFYEDGVHL encoded by the coding sequence ATGAAAAGAATCCTGGTATCCGGCGCCAGCGGTATCGTCGGTTACGGCATTTTGCGCGCGCTACGCCAGGCCAGGCCGGATTGCCTGCTGGTCGGCACGACCATCTATGATGACTCGGTCGCACCGGCGTTTTGCGATGTCTTCGAACAGGCGCCGCCCACCTCGGCGCCGGAGTACCTCGACTGGTTGCTGGACACCTTGCGGCGTCAGCACATTGACATGTTGATCCCGGGTATCGAGGCCGACATGTATCACTGGGTCGAGCACATCCCGCAAATCAGCAGCACAGGCGCCCTGCCGTTGCTCAATGACCCGGCCTTGATCGGCTTGTGCAAGGACAAGTGGGGCTTCTACCAGCAGCTGTTGGCAGCCGGCGTCGCCTGCGCCATCGACAGCTCACTGGAACAGGACTATGCCACGCTGGTCGCCCGCTTCGGCCTGCCATTCTTGCTCAAGCCACGCCGTGGATTTGGTTCCAAAGGCATCGTGCGGGTCAGCTGCGAAGCGCAGTTTCAGCAGTATCGCACCGACATTGGCCCGGTACTGATGGCCCAGCCGATTGTCGGCAACGATGATGAAGAGTTCACCACCTCGGCATTCTGCGATGGCCGCGGCGGCTCCTTCGCCAGCATGACTCTGCGCCGCAAGCTGTCGCGCGATGGCTTCACCGACAAGGCCGAAGTGGTCGACTCGGCGCAGTTCATTCCAGCCATCGATGAACTGTGTCGCCTGTTCCGCCCGCTGGGGCCGACCAACTTCCAGTTCCGCGGTTGCGCCCAGGGGCCCAAGCTGCTGGAGATCAACCCACGGATTTCTTCGTCCACCTCCATCCGCAGCGCCTTCGGTTACAACGAAAGTGCCATGGCCCTGGACTATTTCCTGGATCAACGCGATCCGGTGCAGCCGGCCATCCGCCGTGGTCGCGCCGTACGCTACACCGACGAGCAGATTTTCTATGAAGACGGCGTTCATCTCTGA
- a CDS encoding NAD-dependent epimerase/dehydratase family protein, with translation MKILLVGGQSSLAQALQPVLATFAEVLTAGRSGCALELDLSGSADQISLPPGIDVVINTAASFVDGDINALLTAEHINALGALKLCDAAQRAGVQHFVQISSINAELDSRSDFYGIYGLSKRHGDELVQMYCARAELACTVLRPSQLYGEPDSFRRHQAFIYGTLDKALSNHDIVIYGNHDARRNYLHIDDLCKIISAVIKDRVEGLYTCTHPQDASLFGVASALVQAAGSSSSVSFDTSKSAISDNVFAYDDTLYRTLGLYPSISLEQGLGRLVDSRLQAR, from the coding sequence ATGAAGATTCTGCTCGTTGGCGGCCAGTCCTCTCTGGCACAGGCACTGCAGCCAGTGCTGGCGACCTTTGCCGAAGTGCTCACGGCAGGCCGCAGCGGCTGTGCGCTGGAACTGGACCTGAGCGGGTCGGCTGATCAGATCAGCCTGCCGCCTGGCATCGATGTTGTGATCAATACCGCCGCCAGTTTTGTCGACGGCGACATCAACGCCCTGCTCACGGCTGAACACATCAATGCCCTGGGCGCGCTTAAGCTCTGCGATGCAGCCCAACGCGCAGGTGTGCAACATTTCGTACAGATCTCCAGTATCAACGCCGAACTGGACAGCCGAAGCGATTTCTACGGCATTTATGGTCTCTCCAAACGCCATGGTGATGAGCTGGTGCAGATGTACTGTGCCCGGGCCGAATTGGCCTGCACAGTGCTCAGGCCATCGCAGCTATACGGTGAGCCCGACAGCTTCAGGCGTCACCAGGCGTTCATCTATGGCACCCTGGACAAAGCCCTGAGCAACCATGACATCGTTATCTACGGCAACCACGATGCGCGCCGGAATTACCTGCATATCGATGACCTTTGCAAGATTATCAGCGCGGTCATCAAAGACCGGGTTGAAGGCCTGTACACCTGCACCCACCCACAGGATGCCAGCCTCTTTGGCGTGGCCAGTGCGCTGGTCCAGGCCGCCGGCTCGAGCAGTAGCGTAAGCTTCGACACCAGCAAGAGTGCTATCAGCGATAACGTCTTTGCCTACGACGACACCCTCTACCGTACTCTCGGGCTTTACCCGTCCATCAGCCTGGAGCAAGGCCTCGGGCGCCTGGTCGACAGCAGGTTGCAAGCACGATGA
- a CDS encoding class I SAM-dependent methyltransferase, whose translation MSNTLDKHVAAYQGDNLYDFDNEILLTWYPQRVLHHAGAARSLLELGLGHGYTTDIFSRRFERHVVLEGSPAVIDNFHSKHPECRAQIIETWFEKFSTDERFDVIVMGFILEHVDDPLVILRRFREFLAPGGRMFIAVPNAEVLNRRLGQLAGLLDDVTTLSENDHLLGHQRFYTVATLSDDVAQAGCRVDRLEGIYLKPFTTRQILSLQLDRQVIEGLCTIGVDYPELSCGLFAEISAR comes from the coding sequence ATGAGCAATACGCTGGATAAACACGTGGCCGCCTATCAGGGCGACAACCTGTACGATTTCGACAACGAGATTCTCCTGACCTGGTATCCGCAGCGCGTCCTGCACCATGCGGGTGCCGCTCGTTCGTTGCTGGAACTGGGCCTGGGCCACGGCTATACCACGGATATTTTTTCGCGCCGCTTCGAGCGCCACGTGGTGCTGGAGGGCTCGCCTGCCGTTATCGACAATTTCCACAGCAAACACCCCGAGTGCCGGGCGCAGATCATCGAGACCTGGTTCGAGAAGTTCAGCACCGATGAGCGCTTTGACGTGATCGTGATGGGCTTCATCCTGGAGCACGTCGATGATCCGCTGGTGATTCTGCGACGCTTTCGCGAGTTTCTCGCCCCCGGTGGGAGGATGTTCATTGCCGTGCCCAACGCCGAAGTGCTCAACCGCAGGCTGGGTCAGTTGGCCGGGCTGCTTGACGACGTGACGACCTTGTCCGAAAACGATCACTTGCTAGGCCATCAGCGCTTTTACACCGTCGCCACACTCAGCGACGACGTCGCCCAGGCCGGTTGCCGCGTTGATCGCCTGGAAGGCATCTACCTCAAGCCGTTCACCACTCGGCAGATCCTCTCGCTGCAACTGGATCGCCAGGTGATCGAAGGCCTTTGCACCATCGGTGTCGACTATCCAGAACTGAGCTGCGGCTTGTTCGCCGAGATTTCCGCACGATGA
- a CDS encoding WbqC family protein — MKLSIMQPYFLPYIGYFQLIAAADVFVVYDNIKYTKKGWINRNRLLQNGSDAMFSLALKKDSDSLDVVQRELSAEFDRSKLLNQFKGAYSQAPYFAQVWPLLQRIVSSEEHNLFRYIYNAIVEICAYLQLNTQIRVSSQIDIDHQLKGQDKVLALCKALGAETYINAIGGTELYDREVFRAQGTELRFIRSHSLDYPQFGAPFVPWLSMVDVMMFNAPEQVRAIVNARYELV, encoded by the coding sequence ATGAAATTATCGATCATGCAGCCCTACTTCCTGCCCTACATCGGCTATTTCCAGCTGATCGCGGCAGCGGATGTGTTCGTGGTGTACGACAACATCAAGTACACCAAAAAGGGCTGGATCAATCGCAACCGTCTACTGCAAAACGGCAGTGATGCGATGTTTTCACTGGCGCTAAAGAAAGACTCCGACAGCCTCGATGTGGTTCAGCGCGAGCTGAGCGCCGAGTTCGACCGCAGCAAGCTGCTCAATCAGTTCAAGGGCGCCTATAGCCAGGCACCGTATTTCGCACAGGTCTGGCCCTTGCTGCAGCGCATTGTCAGCAGCGAAGAGCACAACCTGTTCCGCTACATCTATAACGCTATTGTCGAAATCTGCGCCTATTTGCAATTGAACACGCAGATCCGAGTGTCATCGCAGATCGACATCGATCACCAATTGAAAGGCCAGGACAAAGTCTTGGCACTGTGCAAGGCGCTGGGCGCAGAGACTTACATCAATGCCATCGGCGGCACCGAGCTGTACGATCGCGAGGTGTTTCGCGCTCAAGGCACCGAGCTGCGCTTCATCCGCTCGCATTCCCTGGACTATCCGCAGTTCGGCGCACCCTTCGTGCCCTGGCTTTCCATGGTGGATGTGATGATGTTCAATGCGCCAGAGCAGGTCCGCGCCATCGTCAATGCTCGCTATGAACTGGTTTGA
- the gabD gene encoding NADP-dependent succinate-semialdehyde dehydrogenase, giving the protein MQLKDAQLFRQQAFINGEWLDADNGQTIKVNNPATGEIIGTVPKMGAAETRRAIEAADKALPAWRALTAKERAGKLRRWFELMIEHQDDLARLMTTEQGKPLAEAKGEIVYAASFIEWFAEEAKRVYGDTIPGHQPDKRLIVIKQPIGVTAAITPWNFPAAMITRKAGPALAAGCTMVLKPASQTPYSALALVELATRAGIPAGVLSVVTGSAGDIGSELTGNPIVRKLSFTGSTEIGRQLMAECAKDIKKVSLELGGNAPFIVFDDADLDKAVEGAIISKYRNNGQTCVCANRIYVQDGVYDAFAQKLKAAVAKLKIGNGLEDGTTTGPLIDGKAVAKVQEHIEDAVAKGAKVLSGGKLIEGNFFEPTILVDVPKHAAVAKEETFGPLAPLFRFKDEAEVIAMSNDTEFGLASYFYARDMSRVFRVAEALEYGMVGINTGLISNEVSPFGGIKASGLGREGSKYGIEDYLEIKYLCISV; this is encoded by the coding sequence ATGCAGCTTAAAGACGCCCAGTTGTTCCGCCAGCAAGCCTTCATCAATGGAGAGTGGCTGGACGCGGACAACGGCCAGACGATCAAGGTCAACAACCCGGCGACGGGCGAGATCATCGGCACTGTGCCGAAGATGGGCGCCGCTGAAACCCGCCGTGCCATCGAGGCCGCCGACAAGGCGCTGCCGGCCTGGCGCGCGCTGACCGCCAAAGAACGTGCTGGCAAGCTGCGTCGCTGGTTCGAGCTGATGATCGAGCACCAGGACGACCTGGCCCGCCTGATGACCACCGAGCAAGGCAAGCCACTGGCCGAAGCCAAGGGCGAGATTGTCTATGCTGCTTCCTTTATTGAGTGGTTCGCCGAAGAAGCCAAGCGCGTGTACGGCGACACCATCCCGGGTCACCAGCCAGACAAGCGCCTGATCGTGATCAAGCAACCCATCGGCGTGACCGCGGCAATCACTCCGTGGAACTTCCCGGCGGCGATGATCACCCGTAAAGCCGGCCCGGCCCTGGCCGCTGGCTGCACCATGGTGCTCAAGCCTGCTTCGCAAACCCCATACTCGGCCCTGGCCCTGGTTGAGCTGGCCACCCGTGCCGGTATCCCGGCTGGCGTGCTCAGCGTGGTGACCGGCAGCGCCGGCGACATCGGCAGCGAGCTGACCGGCAACCCGATCGTGCGCAAGCTGTCGTTCACCGGTTCCACCGAGATCGGTCGCCAGCTGATGGCCGAATGCGCCAAGGACATCAAGAAAGTGTCCCTGGAACTGGGCGGTAACGCTCCGTTCATCGTGTTCGACGACGCTGACCTGGATAAGGCGGTCGAAGGCGCGATCATCTCCAAGTACCGCAACAACGGCCAGACCTGCGTTTGCGCCAACCGCATCTACGTTCAGGACGGCGTCTACGATGCCTTCGCCCAGAAGCTCAAGGCAGCAGTGGCCAAGCTGAAAATCGGCAACGGCCTGGAAGACGGCACCACCACCGGCCCGCTGATCGACGGCAAGGCCGTGGCCAAGGTCCAGGAACACATCGAAGACGCAGTCGCCAAGGGCGCCAAGGTGCTCAGCGGTGGCAAGCTGATCGAAGGCAACTTCTTCGAGCCGACCATTCTGGTCGACGTACCCAAGCACGCTGCCGTGGCCAAGGAAGAAACCTTCGGCCCGCTGGCGCCACTGTTCCGTTTCAAGGACGAGGCCGAAGTCATCGCCATGTCCAACGACACCGAGTTCGGCCTGGCCTCGTACTTCTATGCCCGCGACATGAGCCGTGTGTTCCGTGTTGCCGAAGCCCTGGAATACGGCATGGTCGGTATCAACACCGGTCTGATCTCCAACGAAGTCTCGCCGTTCGGCGGTATCAAGGCCTCGGGCCTGGGCCGCGAAGGTTCCAAGTACGGCATCGAGGACTACCTGGAAATCAAATACCTGTGCATCAGCGTTTGA
- the gabT gene encoding 4-aminobutyrate--2-oxoglutarate transaminase, producing the protein MSKTNESLMQRRVAAVPRGVGQIHPIFADSAKNATVTDVEGREFIDFAGGIAVLNTGHLHPKVIAAVQEQLTKVTHTCFQVLAYEPYVELCEKINARVPGDFAKKTLLVTTGSEAVENAVKIARAATGRAGVIAFTGGYHGRTMMTLGLTGKVVPYSAGMGLMPGGIFRAIFPNELHGVSVEDSIASIERIFKNDAEPRDIAAIIIEPVQGEGGFIPAPKELMKRLRALCDQHGILLIADEVQTGAGRTGTFFAMEQMGVAPDLTTFAKSIAGGFPLAGVCGKAEYMDAIAPGGLGGTYAGSPIACAAALAVIEVFEEEKLLERSQEVGERLVAGLRKIQDKHPIIGDVRALGSMIAVEVFDKAGSHTPNAAAVASVVAKARDKGLILLSCGTYGNVLRVLVPLTAPNEQLDKGLAIIEECFAELA; encoded by the coding sequence ATGAGCAAGACCAACGAATCTTTGATGCAACGTCGTGTCGCCGCTGTTCCACGTGGTGTTGGCCAGATCCACCCGATCTTTGCCGACTCGGCAAAAAACGCCACCGTCACTGACGTCGAAGGCCGCGAGTTCATCGACTTCGCCGGCGGTATCGCGGTACTGAACACCGGTCACCTGCACCCGAAGGTGATCGCTGCGGTTCAGGAACAGTTGACCAAAGTGACTCACACCTGCTTCCAGGTATTGGCCTACGAGCCGTACGTCGAGCTGTGCGAAAAGATCAACGCGCGTGTTCCTGGCGACTTCGCCAAGAAAACCCTGCTGGTCACCACCGGTTCCGAAGCCGTTGAAAACGCCGTGAAGATCGCCCGTGCCGCCACTGGCCGTGCCGGTGTCATCGCTTTCACCGGCGGCTACCACGGCCGTACCATGATGACCCTGGGCCTGACCGGTAAGGTCGTACCTTACTCGGCCGGCATGGGCCTGATGCCAGGCGGCATCTTCCGCGCCATCTTCCCGAACGAGCTGCACGGCGTGAGCGTCGAGGATTCGATCGCGTCCATCGAACGCATCTTCAAGAACGATGCCGAGCCACGCGACATCGCCGCGATCATCATCGAGCCGGTTCAGGGCGAGGGTGGTTTCATCCCGGCTCCCAAAGAGCTGATGAAGCGTCTGCGCGCGCTGTGCGACCAGCACGGCATTCTGCTGATCGCTGACGAAGTACAGACCGGCGCTGGCCGCACCGGTACGTTCTTCGCCATGGAGCAGATGGGCGTTGCACCTGACCTGACTACCTTCGCCAAATCCATCGCCGGTGGTTTCCCACTGGCTGGTGTCTGCGGCAAGGCCGAGTACATGGACGCCATTGCCCCGGGCGGCCTGGGCGGTACCTACGCCGGCTCGCCGATTGCCTGCGCCGCGGCCCTGGCCGTGATCGAAGTGTTCGAGGAAGAGAAACTGCTCGAGCGCAGCCAGGAAGTTGGCGAGCGTCTGGTTGCCGGCCTGCGCAAGATCCAGGACAAGCACCCGATCATCGGTGACGTGCGTGCGCTGGGCTCGATGATTGCTGTTGAAGTCTTCGACAAAGCCGGTTCCCACACCCCGAACGCCGCTGCTGTGGCTTCGGTGGTTGCCAAGGCGCGTGACAAGGGTCTGATCCTGCTGTCGTGCGGAACTTACGGCAATGTCCTGCGTGTCCTGGTGCCGCTGACTGCACCGAATGAGCAACTGGACAAAGGTCTGGCGATCATCGAAGAGTGCTTCGCAGAACTCGCGTAA